A window of the Pseudomonas sp. B21_DOA genome harbors these coding sequences:
- the rsmB gene encoding 16S rRNA (cytosine(967)-C(5))-methyltransferase RsmB, producing the protein MNPRLAAAKALAAVLSGKASLNSSLPTQLDKVEDRDRGFTQDLAFGTARWQPRLSALAEKLLQKPFKTADADVEALLLVGLYQLLYTRVPAHAAIGETVGCADKLKKPWAKGLLNAVLRNAQRESETIFAELERDPVVRTAHPRWLQKSLKAFWPQQWEAICAANNAHPPMILRVNRRHHGRDAYLALLGEAGIAATPCVYSRDGIVLETAADVRSLPGFAEGWISVQDEAAQLAADLLDLAPGQRVLDACCAPGGKTCHILEAEPALAGVVAVDLEAKRLVRVKENLERLGLDAELIAADGRDIDKWWDGKPFQRILLDAPCSATGVIRRHPDIKLTRQPDDIVALAQLQGELLDAMWKTLEVGGILLYATCSTLPTENTEVIAAFLERTPGARELDLATAAGIKQPHGRQLLAQQGGHDGFYYAKLIKIAAARG; encoded by the coding sequence ATGAATCCGCGTCTGGCCGCCGCCAAGGCTCTCGCTGCCGTACTCAGCGGCAAGGCTTCGCTGAACAGCTCCCTGCCGACGCAGCTGGACAAGGTCGAGGATCGCGATCGCGGTTTCACTCAGGATCTGGCCTTCGGCACCGCGCGCTGGCAGCCACGCCTGTCGGCACTGGCGGAAAAACTCCTGCAGAAACCTTTCAAAACCGCCGACGCTGATGTCGAGGCGTTGCTGCTGGTTGGTCTGTACCAATTGCTCTACACCCGCGTGCCGGCCCACGCCGCCATCGGCGAAACCGTCGGTTGTGCCGACAAGCTGAAAAAGCCTTGGGCCAAAGGTCTGCTCAACGCGGTGCTGCGCAATGCCCAGCGCGAAAGCGAGACGATCTTCGCCGAACTGGAACGCGACCCGGTGGTGCGCACGGCTCACCCGCGCTGGCTGCAAAAATCCCTGAAAGCCTTCTGGCCGCAACAGTGGGAAGCCATCTGCGCAGCGAACAACGCGCATCCGCCAATGATCCTGCGGGTCAACCGCCGTCATCACGGCCGCGATGCTTATCTTGCGTTGCTGGGCGAAGCCGGGATCGCCGCGACGCCGTGCGTTTACAGCCGCGACGGCATCGTCCTTGAAACCGCCGCCGATGTGCGCAGCCTGCCGGGTTTCGCCGAAGGCTGGATCAGCGTGCAGGACGAAGCCGCGCAACTGGCTGCCGACCTGCTTGATCTGGCGCCGGGGCAGCGGGTGCTCGACGCCTGCTGCGCCCCTGGCGGCAAGACCTGCCACATCCTCGAAGCCGAACCGGCGCTGGCCGGCGTGGTAGCCGTGGATCTGGAAGCCAAGCGTCTGGTACGGGTGAAGGAAAACCTTGAGCGCCTCGGCCTCGACGCTGAACTGATCGCCGCCGACGGTCGCGATATCGATAAATGGTGGGACGGCAAACCGTTCCAGCGCATCCTCCTCGATGCACCTTGCTCGGCCACTGGGGTGATCCGCCGCCATCCGGACATCAAGCTGACCCGCCAGCCCGACGACATCGTCGCCCTCGCGCAACTGCAAGGCGAGCTGCTCGATGCCATGTGGAAGACCCTCGAAGTCGGCGGCATCCTGCTCTACGCCACCTGCTCGACGCTGCCGACGGAGAACACCGAAGTCATCGCCGCGTTCCTCGAACGCACACCCGGTGCGCGGGAACTGGATCTGGCCACGGCGGCCGGGATCAAGCAGCCCCATGGTCGCCAATTGCTGGCCCAGCAGGGCGGGCATGACGGGTTCTATTACGCCAAGCTGATCAAGATCGCTGCCGCGCGCGGCTAA
- the def gene encoding peptide deformylase, with protein sequence MAILNILEFPDPRLRTIAKPVAVVDDEVRQLVDDMFETMYEAPGIGLAATQVNVHKRIVVMDLSEDRTEPRVFINPEFEPLTDEMDQYQEGCLSVPGFYENVDRPQKVKIKALDRDGKPYELIAEGLLAVCIQHECDHLNGKLFVDYLSTLKRDRIKKKLEKLHRQNA encoded by the coding sequence ATGGCCATTTTAAACATCCTCGAATTTCCGGACCCGCGTCTGCGCACTATCGCCAAACCAGTGGCTGTAGTGGACGACGAAGTGCGTCAGTTGGTCGACGACATGTTTGAAACAATGTATGAAGCGCCGGGCATCGGCCTCGCCGCGACCCAGGTCAACGTGCACAAACGTATCGTCGTGATGGACCTGTCCGAAGACCGTACCGAGCCAAGGGTATTCATCAACCCCGAGTTCGAACCGCTGACCGACGAGATGGACCAGTATCAGGAAGGCTGCCTCTCGGTACCGGGCTTCTACGAAAACGTCGACCGCCCGCAGAAGGTCAAAATCAAAGCGCTGGACCGCGACGGCAAGCCCTATGAGCTGATCGCCGAAGGCCTGCTCGCGGTGTGCATCCAGCACGAATGCGACCACCTCAACGGCAAATTGTTCGTCGATTACCTGTCCACGCTCAAACGCGACCGGATCAAGAAGAAGCTGGAAAAGCTGCACCGCCAGAACGCTTGA
- the glyS gene encoding glycine--tRNA ligase subunit beta, translating into MSAQDFLVELGTEELPPKALNTLADAFLAGIDKGLQAAGLSYESKTVYAAPRRLAVLITALATQQPDRSINLDGPPRQAAFDADGNPTQAALGFAKKCGVELSEIDQSGPKLRYSQNIAGKPTASLLPTIVEDSLNDLPIPKRMRWGARKEEFVRPTQWLVMLLGDQVIDCTILAQKAGRDSRGHRFHHPQSVRISSPSSYLADLRAAYVLADANERREIISKRTEELATRQEGTAIVPPALLDEVTALVEWPVPLVCSFEERFLDVPQEALITTMQDNQKYFCLLDADGKLLPRFITVANIESKDPQQIIAGNEKVVRPRLTDAEFFFKQDKKQKLEDFNLRLQNVVFQEKLGSVYDKAERVSKLAAYIAARIGGNASWAARAGLLSKCDLATEMVGEFPEMQGVAGYYYALNDGEPQDVALALNEQYMPRGAGAELPATLTGAAVAIADKLDTLVGIFGIGMLPTGSKDPYALRRAALGVLRILIEKQLDLDLNDAVAFAVNAFGAKVKAAGLNEAVLEFIFDRLRARYEDEGVDVATYLSVRALKPGSALDFDQRVQAVQAFRKLPEAAALAAVNKRVSNLLSKVEGSVPTVVEAKYFDNANEFSLYSAIQQADQAVQPMAAARQYNESLARLAALREPVDAFFDAVMVNADDANVRANRYALLARLRGLFLGVADISLLG; encoded by the coding sequence ATGAGTGCGCAAGATTTTCTGGTTGAACTGGGCACCGAAGAACTGCCACCCAAAGCCCTGAACACTTTGGCTGATGCGTTCCTCGCCGGTATCGACAAGGGCCTGCAAGCCGCCGGCCTGAGCTACGAAAGCAAAACCGTCTACGCCGCACCACGGCGTCTGGCTGTGCTGATCACCGCGCTGGCCACTCAGCAGCCGGATCGCAGCATCAACCTCGATGGCCCGCCGCGTCAGGCGGCGTTCGACGCTGACGGCAATCCGACGCAGGCCGCCCTCGGCTTCGCCAAAAAGTGCGGCGTCGAGCTGAGCGAAATCGACCAGAGCGGTCCGAAACTGCGCTACAGCCAGAACATCGCCGGCAAGCCGACCGCGAGCCTGCTGCCAACCATCGTCGAAGATTCGCTGAACGACCTGCCGATCCCGAAACGCATGCGTTGGGGTGCGCGCAAGGAAGAATTCGTGCGTCCGACCCAGTGGCTGGTGATGCTGCTCGGTGACCAGGTCATCGACTGCACGATCCTTGCGCAGAAGGCTGGCCGTGACTCCCGTGGCCACCGTTTCCATCACCCGCAAAGCGTGCGCATCAGTTCGCCATCGAGCTACCTCGCTGACCTGCGTGCCGCTTACGTATTGGCCGATGCCAACGAGCGTCGCGAGATCATCAGCAAGCGCACCGAAGAGCTGGCTACCCGTCAGGAAGGCACCGCAATCGTGCCGCCGGCGCTGCTCGACGAAGTGACCGCACTGGTCGAATGGCCGGTGCCGCTGGTGTGTTCCTTCGAGGAACGCTTCCTCGACGTGCCGCAGGAAGCGCTGATCACCACCATGCAGGACAACCAGAAGTACTTCTGCCTGCTGGATGCCGACGGCAAGTTGCTGCCACGTTTCATTACCGTGGCCAACATCGAAAGCAAAGACCCGCAGCAGATCATCGCCGGTAACGAGAAAGTGGTTCGCCCACGCCTGACCGACGCCGAGTTCTTCTTCAAGCAGGACAAGAAGCAGAAGCTCGAAGACTTCAACCTGCGCCTGCAGAACGTGGTGTTCCAGGAAAAGCTCGGCAGCGTCTACGACAAGGCCGAGCGCGTATCGAAACTGGCGGCGTACATCGCCGCACGCATCGGCGGCAACGCTTCGTGGGCCGCCCGCGCGGGCCTGCTGTCGAAGTGCGACCTGGCCACCGAAATGGTCGGCGAGTTCCCGGAGATGCAAGGTGTCGCCGGTTACTACTACGCGCTCAATGACGGCGAGCCACAGGATGTCGCGCTGGCACTGAACGAGCAGTACATGCCACGCGGTGCCGGGGCTGAATTGCCGGCGACCCTGACGGGTGCAGCCGTGGCCATCGCCGACAAGCTCGACACCCTGGTCGGCATCTTCGGTATCGGCATGCTGCCAACCGGCAGCAAAGACCCGTATGCCCTGCGCCGTGCGGCACTGGGCGTGCTGCGTATCCTGATCGAGAAACAACTGGACCTGGACCTGAACGACGCCGTGGCTTTCGCGGTGAATGCATTCGGCGCCAAGGTCAAGGCTGCCGGCCTCAACGAAGCCGTGCTGGAATTCATCTTCGACCGCCTGCGGGCGCGTTATGAAGACGAAGGCGTTGATGTCGCTACTTACCTGTCGGTCCGTGCCCTCAAGCCGGGCTCGGCGCTGGACTTCGACCAGCGTGTGCAAGCGGTGCAGGCCTTCCGCAAACTGCCGGAAGCGGCAGCGCTGGCAGCGGTGAACAAGCGTGTGTCGAACCTGTTGAGCAAGGTCGAAGGCTCGGTACCGACCGTGGTCGAAGCCAAGTATTTCGACAACGCCAACGAGTTCTCGCTGTATTCGGCAATCCAGCAAGCGGACCAAGCGGTGCAGCCAATGGCCGCGGCGCGTCAGTACAACGAATCGCTGGCACGCCTGGCCGCCCTGCGCGAGCCGGTCGACGCGTTCTTCGACGCGGTGATGGTCAATGCCGACGATGCCAACGTGCGGGCCAACCGTTACGCGCTGCTGGCGCGTCTGCGTGGCCTGTTCCTCGGTGTTGCCGACATTTCGCTGCTGGGTTGA
- a CDS encoding lysophospholipid acyltransferase, translated as MEKFKGALLVGALRLFALLPWRAVQAVGSAIGWIMWKTPNRSRDVVRINLSKCFPQMDAAERERLVGQSLKDIGKSLTESACAWIWPAQRSIDLVREVEGLDVLKDALASGKGVVGITSHLGNWEVLNHFYCSQCKPIIFYRPPKLKAVDELLRKQRVQLGNKVAASTKEGILSVIKEVRKGGAVGIPADPEPAESAGIFVPFFATQALTSKFVPNMLAGGKAVGVFLHALRLPDGSGYKVILEAAPEAMYSTDTAESCAAMSKVVERYVAAYPSQYMWSMKRFKKRPPGEARWY; from the coding sequence GTGGAAAAGTTTAAAGGCGCCTTGCTGGTAGGCGCTCTGCGGCTGTTTGCCCTGTTGCCATGGCGGGCCGTGCAGGCCGTGGGTTCGGCGATCGGCTGGATCATGTGGAAAACCCCCAACCGTTCCCGCGACGTGGTGCGGATCAACCTGTCCAAGTGTTTTCCCCAGATGGATGCGGCCGAACGTGAGCGTCTGGTCGGGCAGAGTCTGAAGGACATCGGCAAGTCGCTGACCGAAAGCGCCTGCGCGTGGATCTGGCCGGCGCAGCGCTCGATCGATCTGGTCCGTGAGGTCGAAGGTCTCGATGTGTTGAAAGACGCGCTGGCTTCGGGCAAAGGCGTGGTCGGCATCACCAGCCACCTCGGCAACTGGGAAGTGCTCAACCACTTCTATTGCAGCCAGTGCAAACCGATCATTTTCTACCGTCCGCCGAAGCTCAAGGCAGTGGATGAATTGCTGCGCAAACAGCGCGTGCAGCTGGGCAACAAGGTCGCGGCGTCGACCAAGGAAGGCATTCTCAGCGTCATCAAGGAAGTGCGTAAGGGTGGTGCCGTGGGTATTCCTGCCGACCCGGAACCGGCCGAATCCGCCGGGATTTTCGTGCCGTTCTTCGCCACTCAGGCGCTGACCAGCAAATTCGTGCCGAACATGTTGGCCGGCGGCAAAGCGGTCGGTGTGTTCCTGCATGCCCTGCGCCTGCCTGACGGCTCGGGCTACAAAGTGATCCTCGAAGCCGCGCCAGAAGCGATGTACAGCACCGATACCGCCGAATCCTGCGCGGCTATGAGCAAAGTGGTCGAGCGTTACGTCGCGGCGTATCCGAGCCAGTACATGTGGAGCATGAAACGCTTCAAGAAGCGTCCGCCTGGCGAGGCGCGCTGGTACTGA
- a CDS encoding LysM peptidoglycan-binding domain-containing protein produces the protein MRKTLLALLLLASAGAAQGQVQLKDGFPQQYTVVSGDTLWDISGKYLRQPWQWPQLWRANPQVENPNLIYPGDTLTLSYVNGQPQLTVNRGESRGTIKLSPRIRTSPVAEAIPSIPLKSINSFLLSNRIVDKAEDFDKAPYIVAGDAERVLSGTGDRIFARGHFDPEQPVYGIFRQGKVYTDPQTKEFLGINADDIGGGEIVASEGDVATLALQRTTQEVRLGDRLFGGEERSINSTFMPSAPKRSIDGLIIDVPRGVTQIGVMDVVTLNKGKRDGLAEGNVLAVMKTGETVRDRITGQPLKIPDERAGLLMVFRTYDKLSYGLVLNASRSLAVLDKVRNP, from the coding sequence ATGAGGAAAACACTACTCGCCCTGCTGCTCCTGGCTTCGGCCGGCGCCGCGCAAGGGCAAGTGCAACTCAAGGACGGTTTTCCACAGCAATACACGGTGGTTTCCGGAGACACCCTCTGGGACATTTCCGGCAAATACCTGCGCCAGCCGTGGCAATGGCCACAACTGTGGCGGGCCAACCCGCAGGTCGAAAACCCCAACCTGATCTACCCCGGCGACACGCTGACCCTCAGCTACGTCAACGGCCAGCCGCAACTGACCGTCAATCGGGGCGAGTCGCGCGGCACCATCAAACTTTCGCCACGAATCCGCACCAGCCCGGTGGCCGAGGCGATTCCGAGCATTCCGCTGAAATCGATCAACAGCTTTCTGCTGAGCAATCGCATCGTCGACAAGGCCGAAGATTTCGACAAGGCGCCTTACATCGTTGCCGGCGATGCCGAACGCGTGCTCAGTGGTACCGGTGACCGCATCTTCGCCCGCGGCCATTTCGATCCGGAGCAACCGGTGTACGGCATCTTCCGCCAGGGCAAGGTCTACACCGACCCGCAAACCAAGGAGTTTCTCGGCATCAACGCCGACGATATCGGTGGCGGCGAAATTGTTGCCAGCGAAGGCGACGTCGCCACTCTCGCCCTGCAACGCACCACCCAGGAAGTGAGACTCGGTGACCGCTTGTTCGGCGGTGAAGAACGTTCGATCAATTCGACTTTCATGCCCAGCGCGCCGAAGCGTTCCATCGACGGGCTGATCATCGATGTACCGCGCGGCGTCACGCAGATCGGTGTGATGGACGTGGTCACCTTGAACAAGGGCAAACGAGACGGTCTGGCCGAAGGCAATGTCCTGGCGGTGATGAAAACCGGCGAAACCGTGCGTGACCGGATCACTGGCCAGCCGCTGAAGATCCCCGATGAACGCGCCGGTCTGCTGATGGTCTTCCGCACCTACGACAAACTCAGTTACGGCCTGGTCCTCAATGCTTCACGCTCGCTGGCGGTGCTCGACAAGGTGCGAAATCCGTAA
- the glyQ gene encoding glycine--tRNA ligase subunit alpha — protein sequence MSQPTPAVRTFQDLILALQQYWAEQGCVVLQPYDMEVGAGTFHTATFLRAIGPETWNAAYVQSSRRPTDGRYGENPNRLQHYYQFQVVLKPNPDNFQELYLGSLKHVGLDPLVHDIRFVEDNWESPTLGAWGLGWEVWLNGMEVTQFTYFQQAGGIECYPVTGEITYGLERLAMYLQGVDSVYDLVWADGPFGKVTYGDVFHQNEVEQSTYNFEHANVDKLFELFDFYESEAKRLIELDQPLPLPSYEMVLKASHTFNLLDARRAISVTARQQYILRVRTLARSVAQAYLLARAKLGFPMATPDLRDEVLAKLEAAQ from the coding sequence GTGAGCCAGCCTACGCCAGCCGTGCGTACCTTCCAAGACTTGATCCTCGCGCTCCAGCAATACTGGGCCGAGCAAGGTTGTGTGGTACTTCAGCCCTACGATATGGAAGTAGGCGCCGGCACTTTCCACACCGCGACCTTCCTGCGCGCCATCGGCCCGGAAACCTGGAACGCCGCGTACGTGCAGTCAAGCCGCCGTCCGACTGACGGCCGTTACGGCGAAAACCCGAACCGTCTGCAGCACTACTACCAGTTCCAGGTCGTGCTCAAGCCGAACCCGGACAATTTCCAGGAACTGTACCTGGGCTCGCTCAAGCATGTCGGCCTCGACCCGCTGGTGCACGACATCCGCTTCGTCGAAGACAACTGGGAATCGCCGACCCTCGGCGCCTGGGGTCTGGGCTGGGAAGTCTGGCTCAACGGCATGGAAGTCACCCAGTTCACCTACTTCCAGCAAGCGGGCGGCATCGAGTGCTACCCGGTGACCGGCGAGATCACCTACGGTCTCGAGCGTCTGGCGATGTACCTGCAAGGCGTCGATTCGGTCTACGACCTGGTCTGGGCTGACGGCCCGTTCGGCAAAGTCACCTACGGCGATGTGTTCCACCAGAACGAAGTGGAGCAGTCCACCTACAACTTCGAACACGCCAACGTCGACAAACTGTTCGAGCTGTTCGACTTCTATGAAAGCGAAGCCAAGCGCCTGATCGAACTCGACCAGCCGCTGCCGTTGCCGAGCTACGAAATGGTCCTGAAGGCGTCGCACACCTTCAACCTGCTGGATGCGCGCCGGGCGATCTCGGTGACTGCGCGTCAGCAATACATTCTGCGCGTGCGCACCCTGGCGCGTTCCGTTGCGCAAGCCTACCTGCTGGCACGCGCCAAGCTGGGCTTCCCGATGGCGACCCCGGACCTGCGTGATGAAGTACTGGCCAAGCTGGAGGCTGCACAATGA
- a CDS encoding tetratricopeptide repeat protein: protein MLESLEKMLAKGVDNALLRFGLGKGYLDLGENAKAVEHFQRCVAFDPKYSAAWKLLGKAQLALGDHAAARQAWEQGLEAARAHGDKQAEKEMTVFLKKLERQAL, encoded by the coding sequence ATGCTCGAATCCCTGGAAAAAATGCTCGCCAAGGGTGTGGATAACGCTTTGTTGCGCTTCGGCCTGGGTAAGGGGTATCTGGATCTGGGCGAAAACGCCAAGGCTGTCGAGCATTTTCAGCGTTGTGTCGCGTTCGACCCGAAATACTCGGCGGCGTGGAAGCTGCTGGGCAAGGCGCAGCTGGCGCTAGGCGATCACGCCGCTGCGCGTCAGGCCTGGGAACAGGGCCTGGAAGCCGCCCGCGCCCACGGTGACAAACAGGCCGAGAAGGAGATGACGGTGTTCCTGAAGAAGCTCGAGCGGCAGGCGCTTTGA
- the gmhB gene encoding D-glycero-beta-D-manno-heptose 1,7-bisphosphate 7-phosphatase, with product MLLKLLILDRDGVINYDSDAYIKSVEEWIPLPGSIEAIAQLSKAGWTVAVATNQSGIARGYYDIATLEAMHARLRELVAEQGGEVGLIVYCPHGPDEGCDCRKPKPGMLRTIAEHYTVPLTNVWFVGDSLGDLEAAKAVDSQPVLVKTGKGEKTRGKTLPVGTLIFDDLAAIAAELIHN from the coding sequence TTGCTGTTGAAACTGCTGATTCTCGATCGTGACGGCGTGATCAATTACGACTCCGATGCCTACATCAAGTCGGTGGAGGAGTGGATTCCGCTGCCCGGCTCGATCGAAGCGATCGCGCAGTTGAGCAAGGCCGGCTGGACGGTGGCGGTGGCCACCAACCAGTCGGGCATTGCTCGCGGCTATTACGACATCGCCACCCTCGAGGCCATGCACGCGCGCCTGCGCGAGCTGGTCGCGGAGCAGGGCGGCGAAGTTGGCTTGATCGTGTATTGCCCGCATGGCCCGGACGAAGGCTGCGATTGCCGTAAACCGAAACCGGGAATGTTGAGAACCATTGCCGAGCATTACACGGTGCCGTTGACCAATGTCTGGTTCGTTGGCGACAGCCTTGGTGACCTGGAGGCCGCCAAAGCCGTCGATTCACAGCCAGTTTTGGTGAAGACCGGGAAAGGCGAAAAGACCCGGGGCAAAACCCTGCCGGTGGGCACTCTGATTTTTGACGATCTGGCGGCGATTGCCGCAGAACTTATCCACAACTAG
- the trkA gene encoding Trk system potassium transporter TrkA, with product MKIIILGAGQVGGSLAEHLASEANDITVVDTDGERLRDLGDRLDIRTVQGRGSLPSVLRQAGADDADMLVAVTNSDETNMVACQVAHTLFHTPTKIARVREASYLNREEQLFQNEAIPVDVLISPEQVVTNYIKRLIQHPGALQVIDFAEGAAQLVAVRAYYGGPLVGQQLRQLREHMPNVETRVAAIFRRDRPILPQGDTVIEADDEVFFIAAREDIRAVMSEMRRLDETYKRIVIAGGGQIGERLAEAIESRYQVKIIEMSPARCRYLSDTLDSTVVLQGSASDRDLLLEENIADADIFLALTNDDEANIMSSLLAKRLGAKKVMTIINNPAYVDLIQGGDIDIAISPQLATIGTLLAHVRRGDIVSVHSLRRGAAEAIEAIAHGDAKSSKVIGKPIEKIGLPPGTTIGAVIRNEKVIIAHDDTVIEAGDHVILFLVDKKHIRDVEKLFHVGLSFF from the coding sequence ATGAAAATCATCATCCTCGGTGCGGGACAGGTCGGCGGTTCGCTGGCCGAACATCTGGCCAGCGAGGCCAACGACATTACCGTGGTCGACACCGACGGCGAGCGTCTGCGCGACCTCGGCGACCGCCTCGACATCCGCACCGTGCAGGGCCGTGGCTCGTTGCCGTCGGTGCTGCGTCAGGCCGGTGCCGATGACGCCGACATGCTGGTGGCGGTGACCAATAGCGACGAAACCAACATGGTCGCCTGCCAAGTCGCGCACACGCTGTTCCATACCCCGACGAAAATCGCCCGGGTGCGCGAAGCGTCGTACCTCAATCGCGAGGAGCAACTGTTCCAGAACGAGGCGATTCCGGTCGACGTGCTGATCAGCCCCGAGCAGGTCGTGACCAACTACATCAAGCGCCTGATCCAGCACCCCGGCGCCTTGCAGGTGATCGACTTCGCCGAAGGCGCGGCGCAACTGGTGGCGGTGCGCGCCTATTACGGCGGTCCGCTGGTGGGCCAGCAACTGCGCCAATTGCGCGAGCACATGCCGAACGTCGAAACGCGCGTGGCGGCGATTTTCCGCCGTGACCGACCGATCCTGCCCCAGGGCGACACGGTGATCGAGGCGGATGACGAAGTCTTCTTCATCGCTGCCCGTGAGGATATTCGCGCAGTGATGAGCGAAATGCGCCGCCTCGACGAGACCTACAAACGCATCGTCATCGCCGGTGGCGGGCAGATCGGCGAGCGCCTGGCCGAGGCCATCGAAAGCCGTTATCAGGTGAAGATCATCGAGATGAGCCCCGCGCGCTGCCGCTACCTCTCCGACACCCTCGACAGCACCGTGGTGTTGCAGGGCAGCGCCTCGGATCGCGATCTGCTGCTGGAAGAGAACATCGCCGATGCCGATATTTTCCTCGCCCTGACCAACGACGACGAAGCCAACATCATGTCATCGCTGCTGGCCAAACGGCTGGGGGCGAAGAAGGTCATGACGATCATCAACAACCCGGCCTACGTCGACCTGATCCAGGGCGGCGACATCGACATCGCCATCAGCCCGCAACTGGCGACCATCGGCACCTTGCTCGCCCACGTGCGCCGAGGCGATATCGTCAGCGTGCACTCACTGCGGCGCGGCGCGGCGGAAGCGATCGAGGCGATTGCCCACGGTGATGCGAAGTCGAGCAAGGTCATCGGCAAGCCGATCGAGAAGATCGGCCTGCCACCGGGCACCACCATCGGCGCGGTGATCCGCAACGAGAAAGTGATCATCGCCCACGACGACACGGTGATCGAAGCGGGCGACCACGTGATTCTGTTCCTTGTGGATAAAAAGCATATTCGCGATGTGGAGAAGCTGTTTCATGTGGGTTTGAGCTTTTTCTGA
- a CDS encoding DNA-3-methyladenine glycosylase I, producing the protein MPRCFWCTEDPLYMAYHDQEWGTPLRDAQGLFELLLLEGFQAGLSWITVLRKRERYREVLFGFDVQRVAQMSDAEIDELMLDPGIIRNRLKLNAARRNAQAWLALEDPVAFLWSFVGDQPIINHFKDRSEVPAITPEALAMSKALKKAGFTFVGPTICYALMQASGMVMDHTQDCDRYAQLANAG; encoded by the coding sequence ATGCCACGCTGCTTTTGGTGTACCGAAGATCCGCTGTACATGGCTTATCACGATCAGGAGTGGGGCACGCCGCTACGCGATGCGCAGGGTTTGTTCGAGTTGCTTTTGCTCGAAGGGTTCCAGGCCGGGCTGTCGTGGATAACCGTGTTGCGCAAACGTGAGCGCTATCGCGAGGTGTTGTTCGGCTTCGACGTGCAGCGCGTGGCGCAGATGAGCGACGCCGAGATCGACGAGCTCATGCTTGATCCGGGCATCATCCGCAATCGCCTGAAACTCAACGCCGCCCGGCGCAACGCCCAGGCGTGGCTGGCGCTGGAGGATCCGGTGGCATTTCTGTGGTCGTTCGTGGGCGACCAACCGATCATCAATCATTTCAAGGATCGCAGCGAAGTCCCGGCGATCACCCCGGAAGCGCTGGCGATGAGCAAGGCGCTGAAAAAAGCCGGCTTCACTTTCGTCGGCCCGACCATTTGCTACGCGCTGATGCAGGCCTCGGGCATGGTCATGGACCACACCCAGGATTGCGACCGCTACGCGCAGCTTGCCAACGCCGGTTAG